The proteins below are encoded in one region of Chrysemys picta bellii isolate R12L10 chromosome 4, ASM1138683v2, whole genome shotgun sequence:
- the DLK1 gene encoding protein delta homolog 1 isoform X2 has translation MKRTCNLNSNVVCKPGCHPVNGFCEIPSECRCQPGWQGALCNQCVPFPGCVHGSCAKPWQCVCEEGWVGSLCDIDIHPCSSKPCTNNSTCIESGDGGYICLCAKGFTGKNCHLKKGPCIINGSPCQNGGTCVDDNGFAPHASCLCLPSFAGNFCEIDVDDCEPNPCENGGTCTDIGGGFNCHCPIGYMGKSCSSHVIFCASSPCENGGTCHEHPEGRFECVCKPEFVGVTCTYLNRNTSLHGVNTEAKHGQSYNLPPNAHPKSVPHQEHKVLKITMKETIQNTDPLLNKSQVICFIVLGLLTCLVVLGTTAIVFFSKCEMWLANAKYSHLLRKKKNCFLQSNNGENLSVNIIFPEKIKLTNYTKNYTAI, from the exons ATGAAAAGAACTTGCAACCTTAACTCAA ATGTTGTTTGTAAACCTGGCTGCCACCCAGTGAATGGATTTTGTGAAATTCCTAGTGAATGCAG GTGTCAACCTGGGTGGCAAGGAGCGCTCTGTAATCAGTGTGTTCCTTTTCCTGGTTGTGTGCATGGCAGCTGTGCCAAACCATGGCAATGTGTCTGTGAAGAAGGATGGGTTGGCAGCCTTTGCGACATAG ATATTCACCCATGTTCTTCAAAACCCTGCACCAATAACTCAACATGCATAGAGAGTGGAGATGGAGGATATATTTGTTTGTGTGCCAAGGGATTTACAGGAAAAAACTGCCATCTGAAAAAAGGACCCTGCATTATTAATGG CTCTCCCTGTCAGAATGGGGGAACATGTGTTGATGACAATGGATTTGCACCTCATGCCTCCTGTTTGTGCCTTCCAAGTTTTGCTGGCAATTTTTGCGAAATAGATGTAGATGACTGTGAACCCAACCCATGTGAAAATGGAGGAACGTGCACGGATATTGGTGGAGGCTTCAACTGTCATTGCCCTATTGGCTATATGGGCAAATCCTGCAGCAGCCATGTCATATTCTGTGCTAGCAGCCCATGTGAGAATGGAGGAACGTGTCATGAGCATCCTGAAGGACGATTTGAATGCGTTTGTAAGCCAGAATTTGTTGGTGTAACCTGCACATATCTTAACAGAAACACAAGTCTCCATGGTGTGAATACAGAGGCCAAACATGGGCAGAGTTATAATCTACCACCAAATGCTCATCCGAAGTCAGTACCTCACCAAGAACATAAAGTCTTGAAGATAACAATGAAAGAAACAATCCAAAACACAGACCCCTTGCTTAATAAAAGTCAGGTGATATGTTTCATTGTGCTAGGCTTGCTTacatgtcttgttgtgttgggtACAACTGCGattgtatttttttccaaatgtgaAATGTGGCTTGCTAATGCCAAATATAGCCATCTCCTACGCAAGAAAAAGAATTGCTTTCTTCAATCTAACAATGGGGAAAACCTTTCCGTTAACATAATTTTCCCAGAGAAGATCAAACTCACTAACTACACCAAGAACTACACCGCCATCTAG
- the DLK1 gene encoding protein delta homolog 1 isoform X3, with product MDFQAVTLICCCCCFPLILPVTPDIHPCSSKPCTNNSTCIESGDGGYICLCAKGFTGKNCHLKKGPCIINGSPCQNGGTCVDDNGFAPHASCLCLPSFAGNFCEIDVDDCEPNPCENGGTCTDIGGGFNCHCPIGYMGKSCSSHVIFCASSPCENGGTCHEHPEGRFECVCKPEFVGVTCTYLNRNTSLHGVNTEAKHGQSYNLPPNAHPKSVPHQEHKVLKITMKETIQNTDPLLNKSQVICFIVLGLLTCLVVLGTTAIVFFSKCEMWLANAKYSHLLRKKKNCFLQSNNGENLSVNIIFPEKIKLTNYTKNYTAI from the exons ATGGATTTCCAGGCTGTCACTttaatctgctgctgctgctgctttcccctcatcctgcCCGTGACCCCAG ATATTCACCCATGTTCTTCAAAACCCTGCACCAATAACTCAACATGCATAGAGAGTGGAGATGGAGGATATATTTGTTTGTGTGCCAAGGGATTTACAGGAAAAAACTGCCATCTGAAAAAAGGACCCTGCATTATTAATGG CTCTCCCTGTCAGAATGGGGGAACATGTGTTGATGACAATGGATTTGCACCTCATGCCTCCTGTTTGTGCCTTCCAAGTTTTGCTGGCAATTTTTGCGAAATAGATGTAGATGACTGTGAACCCAACCCATGTGAAAATGGAGGAACGTGCACGGATATTGGTGGAGGCTTCAACTGTCATTGCCCTATTGGCTATATGGGCAAATCCTGCAGCAGCCATGTCATATTCTGTGCTAGCAGCCCATGTGAGAATGGAGGAACGTGTCATGAGCATCCTGAAGGACGATTTGAATGCGTTTGTAAGCCAGAATTTGTTGGTGTAACCTGCACATATCTTAACAGAAACACAAGTCTCCATGGTGTGAATACAGAGGCCAAACATGGGCAGAGTTATAATCTACCACCAAATGCTCATCCGAAGTCAGTACCTCACCAAGAACATAAAGTCTTGAAGATAACAATGAAAGAAACAATCCAAAACACAGACCCCTTGCTTAATAAAAGTCAGGTGATATGTTTCATTGTGCTAGGCTTGCTTacatgtcttgttgtgttgggtACAACTGCGattgtatttttttccaaatgtgaAATGTGGCTTGCTAATGCCAAATATAGCCATCTCCTACGCAAGAAAAAGAATTGCTTTCTTCAATCTAACAATGGGGAAAACCTTTCCGTTAACATAATTTTCCCAGAGAAGATCAAACTCACTAACTACACCAAGAACTACACCGCCATCTAG
- the DLK1 gene encoding protein delta homolog 1 isoform X1, with translation MDFQAVTLICCCCCFPLILPVTPDVVCKPGCHPVNGFCEIPSECRCQPGWQGALCNQCVPFPGCVHGSCAKPWQCVCEEGWVGSLCDIDIHPCSSKPCTNNSTCIESGDGGYICLCAKGFTGKNCHLKKGPCIINGSPCQNGGTCVDDNGFAPHASCLCLPSFAGNFCEIDVDDCEPNPCENGGTCTDIGGGFNCHCPIGYMGKSCSSHVIFCASSPCENGGTCHEHPEGRFECVCKPEFVGVTCTYLNRNTSLHGVNTEAKHGQSYNLPPNAHPKSVPHQEHKVLKITMKETIQNTDPLLNKSQVICFIVLGLLTCLVVLGTTAIVFFSKCEMWLANAKYSHLLRKKKNCFLQSNNGENLSVNIIFPEKIKLTNYTKNYTAI, from the exons ATGGATTTCCAGGCTGTCACTttaatctgctgctgctgctgctttcccctcatcctgcCCGTGACCCCAG ATGTTGTTTGTAAACCTGGCTGCCACCCAGTGAATGGATTTTGTGAAATTCCTAGTGAATGCAG GTGTCAACCTGGGTGGCAAGGAGCGCTCTGTAATCAGTGTGTTCCTTTTCCTGGTTGTGTGCATGGCAGCTGTGCCAAACCATGGCAATGTGTCTGTGAAGAAGGATGGGTTGGCAGCCTTTGCGACATAG ATATTCACCCATGTTCTTCAAAACCCTGCACCAATAACTCAACATGCATAGAGAGTGGAGATGGAGGATATATTTGTTTGTGTGCCAAGGGATTTACAGGAAAAAACTGCCATCTGAAAAAAGGACCCTGCATTATTAATGG CTCTCCCTGTCAGAATGGGGGAACATGTGTTGATGACAATGGATTTGCACCTCATGCCTCCTGTTTGTGCCTTCCAAGTTTTGCTGGCAATTTTTGCGAAATAGATGTAGATGACTGTGAACCCAACCCATGTGAAAATGGAGGAACGTGCACGGATATTGGTGGAGGCTTCAACTGTCATTGCCCTATTGGCTATATGGGCAAATCCTGCAGCAGCCATGTCATATTCTGTGCTAGCAGCCCATGTGAGAATGGAGGAACGTGTCATGAGCATCCTGAAGGACGATTTGAATGCGTTTGTAAGCCAGAATTTGTTGGTGTAACCTGCACATATCTTAACAGAAACACAAGTCTCCATGGTGTGAATACAGAGGCCAAACATGGGCAGAGTTATAATCTACCACCAAATGCTCATCCGAAGTCAGTACCTCACCAAGAACATAAAGTCTTGAAGATAACAATGAAAGAAACAATCCAAAACACAGACCCCTTGCTTAATAAAAGTCAGGTGATATGTTTCATTGTGCTAGGCTTGCTTacatgtcttgttgtgttgggtACAACTGCGattgtatttttttccaaatgtgaAATGTGGCTTGCTAATGCCAAATATAGCCATCTCCTACGCAAGAAAAAGAATTGCTTTCTTCAATCTAACAATGGGGAAAACCTTTCCGTTAACATAATTTTCCCAGAGAAGATCAAACTCACTAACTACACCAAGAACTACACCGCCATCTAG